From the Alkalibacter rhizosphaerae genome, one window contains:
- a CDS encoding DeoR/GlpR family DNA-binding transcription regulator — protein sequence MIAFDRKQQILELLQKKKTLKVDVLARLLHSSPATIRRDLQQLSEEGLIRRVRGGASYKEDRATDFPLDFRKVHEGEKKRKIAELAADFLQNDQLLFMDSSTTVMAMIPYFKGYRGIHVLTNGLLAAHLLSQNTNVHVTIVGGHVHDKSSSVNGYTAAAFISNYRADVAFLSGKSLNSDGAMEITEEEAAVRRSFIKQAKEKVLLIDSTKFDISCFFQSIKMNELDYILTDKQLPESIGNSAEIHGVESISFE from the coding sequence ATGATTGCTTTTGATCGAAAACAACAGATTTTGGAACTGCTTCAAAAGAAAAAGACGCTAAAAGTGGATGTTCTTGCAAGGCTATTGCATTCCAGTCCCGCTACCATTCGAAGGGATCTTCAACAACTGTCCGAGGAAGGTCTGATCCGGCGGGTCCGGGGTGGAGCATCCTACAAGGAAGACAGGGCCACCGATTTTCCCCTTGATTTTCGAAAAGTCCACGAAGGCGAAAAAAAAAGGAAGATCGCAGAGTTGGCGGCAGATTTTTTACAGAATGACCAGCTCCTATTCATGGATTCCAGCACTACGGTCATGGCCATGATCCCATACTTTAAAGGATATCGCGGAATCCACGTATTGACCAACGGCTTGCTCGCCGCCCATCTGCTTTCCCAAAACACCAATGTTCACGTGACCATTGTGGGTGGTCATGTCCATGACAAAAGCTCTTCCGTCAATGGATATACTGCAGCAGCATTCATTTCCAATTATCGTGCTGACGTGGCATTCCTATCCGGAAAATCCCTGAATTCAGATGGTGCCATGGAGATCACGGAGGAGGAAGCTGCGGTACGGCGTTCTTTTATAAAACAGGCAAAAGAAAAGGTGCTGTTGATCGACAGCACCAAATTTGACATTTCCTGTTTTTTTCAAAGCATTAAAATGAATGAACTGGACTACATCCTCACCGACAAGCAATTGCCGGAATCCATAGGAAACAGCGCAGAGATCCATGGTGTGGAATCCATTTCTTTTGAATGA
- a CDS encoding GlsB/YeaQ/YmgE family stress response membrane protein, giving the protein MGFIGWIIFGGLAGWITTLLRKDRKGGLLRNIIVGIIGANVGGFLFEQLGFAGVTGFNIWSMFVAVVGAMILLTIVNALTK; this is encoded by the coding sequence ATGGGTTTTATTGGTTGGATCATTTTTGGTGGATTGGCAGGCTGGATCACCACACTTTTGAGAAAAGATCGAAAAGGTGGCTTGCTTCGCAACATCATCGTTGGCATCATCGGTGCAAATGTCGGTGGATTTTTGTTTGAACAACTGGGTTTTGCCGGTGTTACCGGATTCAACATTTGGAGCATGTTTGTTGCCGTAGTTGGTGCAATGATCCTGTTGACCATTGTCAACGCACTGACGAAGTGA
- a CDS encoding putative DNA modification/repair radical SAM protein — translation MREVYPLKEDLYERLMVLADSAKYDVSCSSSGVDRKSNKQGLGSAKSYGICHTWAADGRCISLMKVLLTNNCIYNCAYCVNRVTNDVERASLTPEETALLTMEFYRRNYIEGLFLSSAIEKNADDTMEKMYQVLLLLRKIHHFNGYIHIKVIPGAQDTLVQQCGMLADRMSVNMELPSRESLSLLAPQKDPEKILLPMKQIHHQIIDNKDARKYLRHAPSFVPAGQSTQVIIGATPDTDRRILSVSEQLYTRYQLKRVYYSAYVPVNEGPNLPSLWTKPPMLREHRLYQADWLLRYYGFTVSELFSKNTENMDTEMDPKLAWALAHLDSFPVEINTATYSTLIRVPGIGDISARRILKERRIRPLDFDGLKRTGCVLKKAKHFILAKGRYYGEKLEFDTIKNNLVERPLVQQISIWG, via the coding sequence ATGAGGGAGGTGTATCCATTGAAAGAGGATCTTTATGAACGGCTCATGGTCTTGGCGGATAGCGCAAAATATGATGTTTCCTGTTCCTCCAGCGGTGTTGACCGAAAAAGCAACAAGCAGGGGTTGGGAAGTGCCAAATCCTATGGCATCTGTCATACTTGGGCAGCAGACGGTCGCTGCATCTCCCTGATGAAAGTCTTGTTGACCAACAACTGCATCTACAATTGCGCCTACTGTGTCAACCGGGTCACCAATGATGTGGAAAGAGCCAGCTTGACCCCGGAGGAAACCGCACTTTTGACCATGGAATTCTATCGGAGAAATTATATTGAAGGTCTTTTTCTCAGCTCCGCCATTGAAAAAAACGCCGACGACACCATGGAAAAAATGTACCAGGTGTTACTTCTGCTTCGCAAGATCCATCATTTCAACGGCTATATTCACATCAAAGTCATACCCGGGGCCCAGGATACCCTTGTGCAGCAATGCGGCATGTTGGCCGATCGTATGAGCGTCAACATGGAACTCCCCTCCAGAGAATCTCTATCTTTGCTGGCTCCACAAAAGGATCCGGAAAAAATTCTCCTTCCCATGAAGCAGATCCACCATCAAATCATCGACAACAAGGATGCCAGAAAATACTTGAGGCACGCACCCAGCTTCGTGCCGGCCGGCCAATCCACCCAGGTGATCATTGGCGCCACTCCGGATACGGACCGGAGGATCCTCTCCGTCAGCGAACAACTCTACACCCGGTATCAATTAAAACGGGTCTATTACTCCGCCTACGTCCCGGTCAATGAAGGGCCTAATCTACCTTCACTTTGGACCAAACCACCCATGCTCCGGGAGCATCGGCTGTACCAGGCTGACTGGCTGCTGCGGTATTATGGTTTCACCGTATCGGAACTCTTCTCCAAAAATACGGAAAACATGGATACGGAAATGGATCCAAAACTGGCCTGGGCATTGGCTCATCTGGATTCCTTCCCCGTGGAGATCAACACCGCCACCTATTCCACACTGATTCGAGTTCCCGGTATCGGTGACATTTCCGCCCGCAGGATCCTGAAAGAACGTAGGATCCGACCTTTGGATTTTGACGGCCTCAAAAGAACGGGTTGTGTATTAAAGAAAGCAAAACACTTTATATTGGCCAAGGGCAGGTACTACGGTGAAAAATTGGAATTCGATACCATCAAAAACAATCTGGTGGAACGTCCCTTGGTTCAGCAAATCAGCATTTGGGGGTGA
- a CDS encoding TIGR03915 family putative DNA repair protein — MAEYLYDGTYDGFLTCLYRHFAQEPATNIAISNAYQLSFSSVPVPVETRKKEASYMYEILIRHLGQQSSKDIYYGFLSQVHGWEKVTLSFIDLCFKEGSRFKDAHSHDRVFPFDSLVRKVKMEVHRYQGFVRFRSWGDCLYAKIHPDHFILPAIKNHFADRYANEKIIIHDDNRDLALIAQDGKSILVPFSGDLLSEEVPEDPFIHLWQQYVKTIAIESRINPKLQRQFVPLKYRQDLVEMDPPTDFHPPSRDPKKSSL, encoded by the coding sequence TTGGCCGAATATCTTTACGATGGTACTTATGATGGATTTCTAACATGTCTCTATCGGCATTTTGCCCAGGAACCCGCCACCAATATTGCCATTTCCAACGCATATCAACTGAGTTTTTCCAGCGTTCCCGTTCCTGTGGAAACCAGAAAAAAAGAGGCTTCCTACATGTACGAAATACTGATTCGCCATCTGGGTCAACAAAGCTCAAAAGACATCTATTACGGATTTCTATCTCAAGTACATGGTTGGGAAAAAGTGACTTTGTCATTCATCGACCTGTGTTTCAAGGAAGGTTCCCGGTTCAAGGACGCCCATTCCCACGACCGGGTCTTCCCTTTCGATTCTCTTGTTCGCAAAGTCAAAATGGAAGTCCATCGGTATCAAGGGTTTGTCCGCTTCCGATCTTGGGGCGACTGCCTCTATGCCAAGATCCACCCCGATCATTTCATCCTGCCTGCCATCAAGAATCACTTTGCGGATCGGTATGCAAACGAAAAAATCATCATCCATGACGATAACCGGGATCTGGCCTTGATCGCTCAAGACGGCAAATCCATTTTGGTGCCATTTTCCGGAGACCTGCTGTCGGAGGAGGTTCCGGAAGATCCCTTCATCCATTTATGGCAGCAATACGTGAAGACCATCGCCATTGAATCCCGGATCAATCCAAAACTCCAGCGACAATTTGTTCCTCTGAAATATCGGCAAGACCTGGTAGAAATGGATCCTCCTACAGATTTTCATCCTCCTTCAAGAGATCCAAAAAAATCGAGCCTATAA
- a CDS encoding HD domain-containing phosphohydrolase, with protein MMDVMWITLTRNAVLLLGLFAVFEATYLIPDSKQRLRQGVSSLFIAVICFAVMSTPFVLYTGVVFDTRTIIISITSLIFGLIPSIVVMAVATIIRLSAGGAGMIAGVLTIITSGMVGLIWRRNFDPEKTKNVWVNVYFMSLVVHVVMLLCQLFIPSPQNFLVIRQIALPVMLIYPAVSTLLTMLLLRQKKYRQMQSDLIKSEEKYRAMFHSAGIGVCNTDLHGKITDSNKRFIEIMGYSKEELSVMTFEDLTHIDDLGLTEEVLQKLFLGEISRFTLEKRYIAKDGHTVYADLSVAMIRDAGGEPLYTVTTVQDITDKKVQEEQIQYLYTHDSLTGLYNRRSYNHQKMEMDRETVIPLSVVLVNINGLRLINSGFGKEVGDRCIQETARQLKEVFSETEWIFRVSGDEFWVLLPHVDENRSGMLVREMTDKSLVLPFEDTKDGIHWDLSIGSSTRTTTDQTLDEVLKTAEDIVENKRLLSHHSSRNNLVSTMMVTLAERSHETESHAKRLAMVCRKIGERLNLSEMEQDKLELFSMLHDVGKIAIDSRILNKPGRLTLEEWTDMKKHPDIGFRITMSTSNLEPIAQYVLTHHERWDGGGYPRGLAGEGIPLLSRILSVADAYDAMTEDRIYRKAMSREEAAQEIRRNLGTQFDPFIGSIFLDLLKEDENL; from the coding sequence ATGATGGATGTGATGTGGATCACACTGACCAGAAATGCCGTGTTGCTGCTGGGATTGTTTGCCGTGTTCGAAGCCACGTACCTGATACCGGATTCGAAGCAACGCTTGCGGCAGGGTGTCAGCAGCCTTTTTATTGCTGTCATTTGTTTTGCCGTCATGAGCACTCCTTTTGTTCTCTATACCGGAGTCGTCTTCGATACCAGGACCATTATTATCAGCATAACATCTCTCATTTTCGGATTGATCCCCTCCATTGTCGTCATGGCCGTCGCCACTATCATCCGATTGTCTGCCGGAGGTGCAGGAATGATCGCGGGAGTGCTGACCATCATCACCAGCGGAATGGTCGGCCTTATATGGCGTCGTAACTTTGATCCTGAAAAAACTAAAAACGTATGGGTCAACGTGTATTTCATGAGTCTTGTCGTTCATGTTGTCATGCTTCTGTGCCAGCTTTTTATTCCTTCTCCTCAAAATTTTCTGGTGATCCGTCAGATCGCCTTGCCGGTCATGCTGATTTATCCGGCAGTCTCCACACTGTTGACTATGCTGTTGCTCCGTCAAAAAAAATATCGCCAAATGCAGTCGGATCTGATCAAATCGGAGGAAAAGTATCGTGCCATGTTCCACTCTGCCGGGATCGGGGTTTGCAACACGGACCTTCATGGAAAGATCACGGATTCTAATAAAAGATTTATAGAAATAATGGGGTATTCCAAAGAAGAACTGTCTGTGATGACCTTTGAAGATTTGACCCATATCGACGACCTTGGGTTAACGGAAGAGGTGTTGCAAAAACTGTTTCTGGGTGAAATTTCTCGGTTCACACTGGAAAAACGTTATATTGCAAAAGATGGACATACCGTGTATGCGGATTTGTCAGTGGCCATGATCCGGGATGCTGGGGGAGAACCTCTGTATACTGTAACAACGGTGCAAGATATCACAGACAAAAAAGTTCAGGAAGAACAGATCCAGTACCTTTATACCCACGACAGTCTGACGGGATTGTACAATCGTCGATCCTACAATCATCAAAAGATGGAGATGGACAGGGAAACAGTTATTCCTTTATCAGTAGTTCTTGTCAATATCAATGGTCTGCGACTGATCAACAGCGGATTTGGAAAAGAAGTGGGTGACCGCTGCATACAGGAAACAGCAAGACAGTTGAAAGAAGTGTTTTCTGAAACGGAATGGATCTTCCGGGTTTCCGGAGACGAATTTTGGGTGCTTCTCCCCCATGTGGATGAAAATAGATCCGGGATGTTGGTACGGGAGATGACGGACAAGTCGTTGGTGTTGCCTTTTGAAGACACGAAAGATGGGATCCACTGGGATTTGTCCATTGGTTCGAGTACGAGGACGACCACGGATCAGACCTTGGATGAAGTGTTGAAGACGGCAGAGGACATCGTAGAAAACAAACGATTGCTCAGTCACCACAGCAGTCGAAACAACCTGGTCTCCACCATGATGGTGACGTTGGCAGAAAGAAGCCATGAAACGGAATCACATGCAAAACGACTGGCCATGGTTTGCCGAAAGATCGGAGAACGATTGAACTTGAGTGAAATGGAACAAGACAAGCTGGAGTTGTTCTCCATGCTCCACGATGTAGGAAAGATCGCCATCGACAGCAGGATCCTGAATAAACCAGGGAGATTGACATTGGAAGAATGGACGGACATGAAGAAGCATCCCGACATCGGATTTCGGATCACCATGTCCACCTCCAATCTGGAGCCTATTGCCCAGTATGTATTGACCCACCACGAACGATGGGATGGGGGAGGTTATCCCAGAGGATTGGCAGGGGAAGGGATCCCCCTCTTGTCCAGGATCCTTTCCGTGGCAGACGCTTATGACGCCATGACAGAGGACCGGATCTACCGGAAAGCCATGAGCCGGGAAGAGGCGGCACAGGAGATCCGACGCAACCTGGGCACCCAGTTTGATCCTTTTATAGGCTCGATTTTTTTGGATCTCTTGAAGGAGGATGAAAATCTGTAG
- the asnB gene encoding asparagine synthase (glutamine-hydrolyzing), producing the protein MCGFVGMWKDAGIDRGDMEQIKRMNQILESRGPDDEGYFCGSRLCLGFKRLSIIDLEKGSQPLSYDNGRFQIVLNGEIYNYIELREELAEEGYRFSTHSDTEVVLALYHRYGEGAVTRLRGMFAFAIWDQQEEVLFCARDPFGIKPFYYVQSLETLIFGSEKKSLLECLDTKWELDQDSLQHYLTFQYVPEPKTMLQGVHILDAGCTLLKKAGAPARMKSYWRPEFAPTMESFSEKVKNIRRVMEDSVGIHMRSDVPVGCFLSGGIDSTIIVALAKAVHPGVKAFSVGFEHKGFSEISLARETAEFLKVDHYTKVITSEEFMKELPRIVWHMDEPLADPAAIPLYFVSREAKKHVKVVLSGEGSDEFFGGYNIYREPNSLRIFDKIPEWTKGALNQLSHKLPEGLRGKSFLYRGTTPMERRYVGNANIFSQQVKSKILRNFDEELYNEAITKVFYEEAATYDKITKMQYIDINTWLKGDILHKADRMSMANSLELRVPFLDKEVFKVAATLKTEDKVNGKVTKHALREAFKDILPPHVTMRKKLGFPVPISHWLRDEMHDWAKDLIRESQTDEYLIKAEVERMLESHRKGEIDFGRRIWTVLMFMLWHRTFLEGSKMFDRVTVG; encoded by the coding sequence ATGTGCGGGTTTGTAGGAATGTGGAAGGACGCAGGCATTGATCGTGGAGATATGGAGCAAATCAAAAGAATGAACCAAATCCTCGAGTCCAGAGGTCCGGATGATGAAGGCTATTTTTGTGGAAGTCGCTTGTGTCTTGGATTTAAACGTTTGAGCATCATTGACCTGGAAAAAGGCAGCCAGCCGCTGTCTTATGACAACGGACGATTCCAGATCGTTTTGAATGGAGAGATCTACAATTATATCGAACTGCGAGAAGAATTGGCGGAAGAAGGATACCGTTTTTCCACCCATTCCGACACGGAGGTGGTATTGGCTCTTTATCATCGATACGGGGAAGGTGCTGTGACCCGCTTGCGGGGTATGTTCGCATTTGCCATCTGGGATCAACAGGAGGAAGTTCTCTTCTGTGCCCGAGATCCCTTCGGGATCAAACCGTTCTATTACGTGCAATCCTTGGAAACATTGATATTCGGCTCCGAAAAAAAGAGCCTGTTGGAGTGTTTGGATACCAAGTGGGAATTGGATCAGGATTCCTTGCAGCATTATCTTACATTTCAATATGTCCCTGAACCAAAAACCATGTTACAGGGGGTGCATATCCTGGATGCAGGATGTACTCTGTTAAAAAAAGCTGGTGCACCCGCCAGGATGAAATCTTATTGGAGACCCGAATTTGCACCAACTATGGAATCGTTTTCCGAGAAGGTGAAAAATATTCGACGTGTCATGGAAGACTCTGTAGGGATCCATATGAGAAGTGATGTACCTGTGGGATGCTTTTTGTCCGGCGGCATCGACTCCACCATCATTGTTGCTTTGGCGAAAGCCGTTCACCCCGGTGTGAAAGCCTTCAGTGTAGGATTCGAGCACAAGGGATTCAGCGAGATCTCCCTGGCCAGGGAAACGGCGGAGTTTTTAAAGGTAGATCATTATACCAAGGTGATCACTTCCGAAGAATTTATGAAGGAGTTGCCCCGCATCGTCTGGCACATGGATGAACCGTTGGCGGATCCGGCGGCCATCCCCTTGTATTTCGTGTCCAGAGAAGCAAAAAAGCATGTGAAAGTCGTCCTCTCCGGAGAGGGATCCGACGAGTTTTTTGGTGGCTACAACATTTACAGGGAGCCAAATTCCCTGCGCATATTCGACAAGATTCCGGAATGGACAAAAGGCGCTCTTAATCAGCTTTCCCATAAGTTGCCGGAGGGGCTTCGGGGGAAAAGCTTTTTGTACCGGGGGACTACTCCCATGGAGAGGCGATATGTGGGAAATGCCAACATATTCTCGCAGCAGGTGAAGAGCAAGATCCTGCGAAATTTCGATGAAGAATTATACAATGAAGCAATCACAAAAGTTTTTTATGAAGAAGCGGCGACTTACGACAAAATCACGAAGATGCAATACATCGACATCAATACCTGGCTGAAAGGGGATATCCTCCACAAAGCGGATCGAATGTCCATGGCCAATTCTTTGGAATTGCGGGTTCCGTTCCTAGACAAGGAAGTATTCAAAGTAGCGGCAACATTGAAGACTGAGGACAAGGTGAATGGCAAGGTCACCAAACATGCATTGAGGGAAGCATTCAAGGATATTCTTCCTCCTCACGTGACCATGAGAAAGAAGTTGGGGTTTCCGGTACCAATTTCCCACTGGTTGAGAGACGAAATGCACGATTGGGCAAAAGACCTTATCAGAGAAAGCCAGACGGACGAGTATTTGATCAAAGCCGAAGTGGAGCGGATGTTGGAATCCCATCGCAAGGGCGAAATTGATTTTGGCCGTCGCATTTGGACGGTGCTCATGTTCATGTTGTGGCACAGGACTTTCTTGGAGGGTAGCAAAATGTTTGACCGGGTTACGGTGGGGTAG
- a CDS encoding thioredoxin family protein, with protein MTNMTKQLMEIFEDAITYEEYVDLSEGEDRDKHLHYLQKMEMNDEEQKRIRSASLNARLLVFCDPQCPDCRIVTATLHNMEKHSPGLKMGLALQEKYEDLMKELEEEARIPMVIWLQEDDWKIIFYETPDFLKEQEKKQDEKEQKEMRIAFQRGLHKGQVVNQIIEALTM; from the coding sequence ATGACAAATATGACGAAGCAATTGATGGAGATTTTTGAAGATGCCATCACTTACGAAGAATACGTAGACCTGTCTGAAGGCGAAGATCGGGACAAGCATCTTCACTACCTGCAAAAGATGGAAATGAACGATGAGGAACAAAAGCGGATCCGTTCTGCATCCTTAAATGCCAGACTCCTGGTATTCTGTGATCCTCAATGCCCGGATTGCAGGATCGTGACTGCCACCCTTCACAACATGGAAAAACATAGCCCCGGTTTGAAAATGGGTTTGGCCTTGCAGGAGAAATATGAAGATCTGATGAAGGAACTGGAAGAAGAGGCCCGCATTCCCATGGTGATATGGTTGCAGGAAGATGATTGGAAGATCATATTTTATGAAACTCCTGATTTTTTGAAGGAACAAGAAAAAAAACAAGATGAAAAGGAACAAAAGGAAATGCGGATCGCTTTCCAACGGGGCCTGCATAAAGGCCAGGTGGTGAACCAAATCATTGAGGCACTCACCATGTGA
- a CDS encoding pyridoxamine 5'-phosphate oxidase family protein: protein MSAVQEIFDYLKASKLFYLATVEGDQPRVRPMGAIDVFEDRLYFQTGNIKNVFQQMKANPKVEICTMGPEGTWIRIQANAIQDDRLEAREHMMDANPGLKNRYAADDGICEVLYLENAKAVIASFTAEPKVIEF from the coding sequence ATGAGCGCAGTACAGGAAATCTTTGATTATTTGAAAGCATCAAAACTGTTCTACCTGGCCACTGTGGAAGGTGACCAACCCAGGGTTCGACCCATGGGAGCAATCGATGTTTTTGAAGACAGACTTTATTTTCAAACAGGAAACATCAAAAATGTTTTCCAACAAATGAAAGCCAACCCAAAGGTAGAGATCTGTACCATGGGACCGGAAGGCACTTGGATCCGAATTCAAGCCAATGCCATTCAGGACGATCGTCTGGAAGCAAGGGAACACATGATGGATGCCAATCCGGGATTGAAAAATCGTTATGCTGCAGACGACGGGATCTGCGAAGTCCTCTACTTGGAAAATGCCAAAGCTGTTATCGCTTCCTTTACCGCCGAGCCAAAAGTGATTGAATTTTAA
- a CDS encoding glycoside hydrolase family 3 C-terminal domain-containing protein: protein MEKAKEIVNRMTLKEKASLCSGQDFWRLQGVEKAGLPSIMATDGPHGLRKTIKGTDHIGVTASLPSTCFPTSVTTACSWDPHLLEEIGKAIGSECKSEGVSILLGPGMNIKRSPLCGRNFEYISEDPYLTGKMAAGMIRGIQSMGIGATMKHFVANNKEGFRLVSDSIVDQRALQEIYLTGFEMALNEGQPWVVMAAYNKVNGTYCCENRYLMTEVLREKWGFSGIIVSDWGATDHRIRALNAGLDVEMPSTYGEQDRRIYRGVKKGRVLENTLNETAERIVDILIKAKNNADENATYDKETHHRLARKAARESYVLLKNDEDLLPLDTGRSTAIIGDMAKNPRYQGLGSSMLHPTFLENTLDEMEKQGWNVSFAPGYTWNSDEVEEEKIKEASTLAAGCEAAVVFVGLPEKYEAENLDRKHMKMPASHQRLIQEVAKANPNTVVVLAGGAPVEMPWINEVKAVVNGYLGGQAGASAMLEILCGKANPCGKLAETYPVALKDNPTYNYFVCIDPKIVQYRESVYVGYRFYDTASKEVLFPFGHGLSYTKFSYENLRLSCDKMKDNERLVVRMTVRNIGDRPGKEVVQVYVRDTDTTVFRPEKELKGFEKVHLDPGEAKELEFVLDFRAFAYYNTALDNWHVESGFFEILIGASSRDMRLQGRVYVESSEPDAPVPYDLETASEYHHLKNEPFRVSDAAFQAIYGSPVSATKKEKVEEFTLNSTMDDMQHTLIGKAILWKVKRESLKMPEGELNEGMQNALDAMVKESPIRTLNMASKGDVSLLTIRGLVQLANKEYLEGLRTLLIAARRKRD, encoded by the coding sequence GTGGAAAAAGCAAAAGAAATCGTGAATAGGATGACATTGAAAGAAAAGGCCTCCTTATGCTCCGGACAGGACTTTTGGCGCCTTCAAGGGGTGGAAAAAGCAGGTCTGCCTTCCATCATGGCAACAGATGGCCCCCATGGACTGCGCAAGACGATCAAGGGAACGGATCACATCGGTGTGACGGCCAGTCTACCATCTACCTGTTTTCCAACATCGGTCACGACGGCTTGTTCTTGGGATCCACACTTATTGGAGGAGATCGGCAAGGCCATCGGATCGGAGTGTAAAAGCGAGGGGGTTTCCATCCTCTTGGGCCCGGGCATGAACATAAAGCGTTCTCCCTTATGCGGGAGGAACTTTGAATACATATCCGAAGACCCTTATCTGACGGGTAAAATGGCGGCCGGCATGATTCGTGGCATCCAATCCATGGGGATCGGAGCCACCATGAAGCACTTTGTGGCCAACAATAAAGAAGGGTTTCGTTTGGTCAGTGATTCCATCGTGGATCAGAGAGCTCTCCAAGAGATCTATCTGACCGGTTTCGAAATGGCCTTGAATGAAGGACAGCCTTGGGTGGTCATGGCTGCCTACAATAAGGTCAATGGCACATATTGCTGCGAGAATCGATACTTGATGACAGAAGTGCTTCGAGAAAAATGGGGGTTTTCCGGCATCATCGTCAGCGACTGGGGTGCCACGGACCATCGGATCCGGGCGTTGAATGCAGGTTTGGATGTGGAGATGCCTTCAACCTATGGGGAGCAGGATCGAAGGATCTACCGGGGTGTGAAAAAGGGAAGGGTTTTAGAAAATACGCTGAATGAAACTGCGGAGCGGATCGTAGATATTTTGATAAAAGCCAAAAACAATGCTGACGAAAATGCGACCTACGACAAGGAGACTCATCATAGGTTAGCGAGGAAAGCGGCCAGAGAATCTTATGTCCTCCTGAAAAATGATGAAGATCTCCTGCCTCTGGATACTGGTAGATCTACGGCGATCATTGGAGATATGGCGAAAAATCCTAGATACCAGGGTTTGGGCAGTTCCATGCTTCATCCTACCTTTTTGGAGAACACCTTGGATGAAATGGAAAAGCAAGGCTGGAACGTGTCATTTGCTCCTGGTTATACATGGAACTCGGATGAAGTGGAAGAGGAAAAAATCAAAGAAGCAAGTACACTTGCCGCTGGCTGTGAGGCAGCCGTTGTATTTGTAGGCCTTCCGGAAAAATATGAAGCGGAAAATCTGGATCGAAAACACATGAAGATGCCTGCATCCCACCAACGGCTCATTCAAGAAGTTGCCAAAGCAAATCCCAACACGGTAGTGGTCCTTGCAGGTGGTGCGCCTGTGGAAATGCCATGGATCAATGAAGTAAAGGCGGTGGTCAACGGTTATCTCGGGGGACAGGCGGGAGCTTCTGCCATGTTGGAAATTCTTTGTGGAAAGGCAAACCCTTGCGGCAAGTTGGCGGAAACCTATCCTGTGGCATTGAAAGACAATCCTACCTACAACTATTTCGTATGCATCGATCCTAAGATCGTTCAATACCGGGAGAGCGTCTACGTGGGATACCGATTTTACGATACCGCAAGTAAGGAGGTTTTGTTTCCTTTTGGGCACGGGTTGAGTTATACGAAATTTTCCTATGAAAATTTGAGATTGTCGTGCGATAAAATGAAAGACAATGAACGATTGGTGGTTCGGATGACCGTTCGAAATATCGGGGATCGACCCGGCAAAGAAGTAGTGCAAGTGTACGTGAGGGATACTGACACCACTGTCTTTCGCCCGGAAAAGGAATTGAAGGGCTTTGAAAAAGTGCACTTGGATCCGGGAGAAGCCAAAGAACTGGAATTTGTGTTGGATTTTCGGGCTTTTGCCTATTACAACACAGCCCTTGACAACTGGCACGTGGAATCCGGTTTTTTTGAGATCCTGATCGGTGCCTCATCCAGGGATATGAGGCTACAAGGAAGAGTGTATGTGGAAAGTTCTGAACCGGATGCGCCCGTTCCTTACGATCTGGAGACGGCTTCCGAATATCACCACTTGAAAAATGAACCTTTTCGGGTCAGTGATGCTGCATTTCAGGCAATATACGGGTCCCCGGTTTCTGCCACTAAAAAGGAAAAAGTGGAAGAATTTACATTGAACTCTACCATGGACGACATGCAACATACCTTGATCGGGAAAGCCATTTTGTGGAAAGTAAAGAGAGAAAGTTTGAAAATGCCGGAAGGGGAACTGAACGAAGGGATGCAAAACGCACTGGATGCCATGGTGAAGGAATCTCCCATACGAACGCTGAACATGGCCAGTAAAGGGGACGTATCCCTGCTGACCATACGAGGGTTGGTCCAGTTGGCAAACAAGGAGTATCTGGAGGGATTGAGGACCTTGCTCATTGCAGCAAGAAGAAAAAGGGACTAG